A segment of the Lycium ferocissimum isolate CSIRO_LF1 chromosome 10, AGI_CSIRO_Lferr_CH_V1, whole genome shotgun sequence genome:
ATCAAATAACAAGGGATCTGCCATATGACTCATTTTTCATGGGTACATGTTCATTTCTTCAATCTGTTTTTCAACAGCAAAACCATTTACACTCTCAGGTGATTTACAAGTAACACAAACTCAAAATGTACAATTGCCAATCTTCTCTGTACTGACCACAAATAAAAACTGTGTAATGTGTTAAACCTATTCACTCTGCGGAAGACCAAACAACGGAAGTGCCAAAACCAGAAGGGAGGGCAGCAGCCTAACCCCCAGCACTTGGGTACACTGGCCTTGCATTTGTGGTCAAATATCTGTCGACAAAGATGGGTTGGTATTTGTAGCATGCAGGAAATATACACTGATTGCTCTTCACAGTCCTCCAACATGGCTTTGTACTCCGGCGTTCACTAGCAAAGTGGGCCTTCTGAGGTAACTGATCAGCTTGCACAATTGATAACTTCATCTTCCCACTTGGGCCTTGATATACATTGTTCGTGCTCTTCAAGAACTCTTCCTGCACGTGACCTATATCTGTCATATCGATCCGAGCAGGTGGCAATCCCCAATAGAATACGGCATTGGGCTCCGATGCATCTACGTCAACATACTCTGTTGGGTTGGGGTCACAAAACCCAAGCAACTCCTCCAGCTGCCAACCAAGAAAAGGAGCTTCAAAATACAACACTTgcaacatgaaataaaaataatatagaaaatagaactacTTGTCAAAGGAGATTGCTTTATGCGTTCCCAGAAAAACCAGGCAGAGACTCCCAGAAACCgggtagaaaaaaaaaaaatcaagaatcaagTAACTCTCATCACATCTCTAGTCAACCATGTGGCAATATGTCAAAACTCAGATAATTTACTAGCCTCGTTGGTTCTATATGTACGTCAATGCTTTATTTAGATATAAGACTAGATTCAGAATCCATATGCTACAAATAAGATGGACGAAAAGATACAATACCACTAGCGGAACTTTGACAATACCAAGTagttttctacttttttttttttttttttttttttttgataaagacCAAGTAGTTTTCTACTTGATGTCTCGAGAAGAAAAGAAACCAACAAAGATACAGCCCCCTTTTCCTTGATCAAATTACATAAGGAACTAAGCTGTCTTTAAATGTTTATAAAGTACTCCATATCTCAATGAggatatttatgaaatttggaCAAGCAGTTGCACCCTTTAAAGAGGTAAATTAATCTACAATTATTTCCATCATGCAGTCAATGATTTCTTCTCCCAACGCTTAAAGATTTTATCCAAGTTTCCATTAACAAAGTGGCTGAACTGAAAATCTCTTGACCCTGAGTATCATCATAAACCTTACACAAAGATTTCTCAAATAATCGTCATCATGCACCAAAATAAAGACGAGTGCGATTGTCAAAAAGAATCATATCTCACCATGCATTATTGGAAGTCAACTGCATAACATAATCACTTCACTTACCCTCAGCCTATTGGATTACATAAAATGATATAGTTAAGTAAGCTCTAGCAAGTGAATTGCCTATACCAGAAGATTCAATATTGTGTTACAAGAAGGCATAATTACTTATCCACAACATATTGGATTATATTGAATCTATATAGTTCAGCAGGTTTCCCAAAAAGCTTATCGTGTGTCACCTttgctaatatttttttttctagttcgAGGTCAAACTATGCAAAAAGCCATATATACAATTCATGCTTGACGAAAGCTAAGAGAGTTGAACGACAGAGAAACAATAAGTCAGTTGGCAGGTCACATACTTTGATAATTAGGCAGCGAAAGCGTGACTTGACACAACCCACCCAGTCACCTAGCTCATCTTTATCAGAAGTTGAGaggaaaattttgacaaatttcACATATTTTCTTGGATAAGGAAAGGGCTCAAACAGGATATTCCAATCAAAATCTGGCCTTAACATATCCTGCAGTCAAGACGACATGTGGTGAGTAGGGAAAGAAGAGCTTGGAAGGGAGGGAGGGagaggggggtgggggtgggggtgaggaCCACATTTGCAACATAATTATTGAGTCCCAAAAATCCTTCAACCAACAAGAAGGGACAAGCTCACAGATAAAGGGTGAAAAGGAAGCATTAAAGATTTAATTAGGACACAGTTATCAATAAATCAATACCAAAAGTGACATACCTTAGTCAGCAAATGCCCTCTAATGAACTCAttcttgatttttaaaaatgtacTTCTGACAACGTTTGAATGACAAAATTCATATGGGCTACACGGTAACTGGATTGGCATCCACAAAACTTTATCAGTGGGAATAACTGGCCAAGCAACTCCATCTTGTAAAACTACTGGAGTCGGCCAATGCCAAAAGGCAAATGtcttgaagaaaacaaaaataagtgCACTCAAGCTGGCTGTTGGATGCCTTTGACAGATGAATGCTGAAAGTACTGCTAAGTGAACTCCTCCAAAGAATCCGAGCAACTGCAGGTCATTTCTTCATTAGTTTATTTCACGATCAAGATGAAGTTTGGTCAGAGTGAAACTTTAAAATAGAGAAGCAGTATAAAAAGTCCACAATCCTTACATTCCCATAAACTCCACGTTTCTTTGCCCATAGTTTAACACAACGCAGAACTGCCTGGAATATCTGTAGGATATCACCACAAATTCAACTATGTAAGTCACGGTAATTCTGACTAAAGAGCACCAATTAAGAACTTTTAACATACTGACACAGCCCAAGAATATCCCAAAACGAGAACAGGCTAATTATTGTATTCAACTACGGAAGAATCAATATTCGCGGGTATGTTCCAACTACTAGAGTATCTTCAAATAAGTTCTGCTCCGTACATCATATC
Coding sequences within it:
- the LOC132034461 gene encoding nuclear poly(A) polymerase 3-like isoform X2 — translated: MEFGNLVKQQLIVDPGHVNYPFVQPIGLHPNSNLDSSVPQVMGFRRNLDVILRTEMERSMSLFQMMGDEDLVPSPEEEIKRRNAIHKLKQIVKEWVKTVAYHRGLPKRYLRFASGTILTYGSYGLGVHNSESDIDALCVGPGFATIAEDFFIVLHNMLVSRPEVSDIHCVKGAKVPLMRFKFDGISIDLPYARLKVISIPEDVDVFNPFFLKNIDDTSWKSLSGVRANRRILQLVPNVEIFQAVLRCVKLWAKKRGVYGNLLGFFGGVHLAVLSAFICQRHPTASLSALIFVFFKTFAFWHWPTPVVLQDGVAWPVIPTDKVLWMPIQLPCSPYEFCHSNVVRSTFLKIKNEFIRGHLLTKDMLRPDFDWNILFEPFPYPRKYVKFVKIFLSTSDKDELGDWVGCVKSRFRCLIIKLEELLGFCDPNPTEYVDVDASEPNAVFYWGLPPARIDMTDIGHVQEEFLKSTNNVYQGPSGKMKLSIVQADQLPQKAHFASERRSTKPCWRTVKSNQCIFPACYKYQPIFVDRYLTTNARPVYPSAGG
- the LOC132034461 gene encoding nuclear poly(A) polymerase 3-like isoform X1, giving the protein MEFGNLVKQQLIVDPGHVNYPFVQPIGLHPNSNLDSSVPQVMGFRRNLDVILRTEMERSMSLFQQMMGDEDLVPSPEEEIKRRNAIHKLKQIVKEWVKTVAYHRGLPKRYLRFASGTILTYGSYGLGVHNSESDIDALCVGPGFATIAEDFFIVLHNMLVSRPEVSDIHCVKGAKVPLMRFKFDGISIDLPYARLKVISIPEDVDVFNPFFLKNIDDTSWKSLSGVRANRRILQLVPNVEIFQAVLRCVKLWAKKRGVYGNLLGFFGGVHLAVLSAFICQRHPTASLSALIFVFFKTFAFWHWPTPVVLQDGVAWPVIPTDKVLWMPIQLPCSPYEFCHSNVVRSTFLKIKNEFIRGHLLTKDMLRPDFDWNILFEPFPYPRKYVKFVKIFLSTSDKDELGDWVGCVKSRFRCLIIKLEELLGFCDPNPTEYVDVDASEPNAVFYWGLPPARIDMTDIGHVQEEFLKSTNNVYQGPSGKMKLSIVQADQLPQKAHFASERRSTKPCWRTVKSNQCIFPACYKYQPIFVDRYLTTNARPVYPSAGG